One Desulfovibrio fairfieldensis genomic window carries:
- a CDS encoding tyrosine-type recombinase/integrase, whose product MRLTKRAIEALEATGKRYAAFDDDLKGFAVRVGISGDKSFYLVYRAGKGRAAAKKWLRLGTFPTMTVEQARDIAKTKAAQVAMGQDPAEQVKESKAAPTVKAALALFFEQHDPKIKPSTSAAYHRIAEQHVIPAMGNIKAKAVQHKHIAALHFAMRETPYQANRCAALLSKFFGWCEKSGYRERGNNPVAGLEKYEEHKRKAFMGREELEALGNAFTLMHAQGYTDPKTGKITAFDPVIAAAIKMLLFTGARCMEVLTLKWEYIVMHKGLANLPDSKTGAKVLHLPPPALALLESLPRVNEYCFPGRRGTGHIVNVKDTWRRLLETAGLSGWRIHDLRHAYASYAASSGKSLPVIGAILGHSQPATTQRYAHLADNPVAVAAAETAAQIQKDFTGGKVLPFKKAAG is encoded by the coding sequence ATGCGCCTGACCAAACGGGCCATTGAGGCTTTAGAAGCCACTGGCAAGCGGTATGCCGCCTTTGATGACGACCTGAAAGGCTTTGCTGTTCGTGTGGGTATATCTGGCGACAAATCCTTTTATCTGGTTTACCGGGCGGGGAAGGGAAGGGCAGCCGCCAAGAAATGGCTTCGTCTTGGCACATTTCCCACCATGACGGTGGAGCAGGCGCGCGACATAGCCAAGACCAAAGCCGCCCAAGTGGCAATGGGCCAAGACCCCGCCGAGCAGGTGAAGGAAAGCAAGGCCGCCCCTACTGTCAAGGCTGCTTTGGCTCTGTTCTTTGAGCAGCATGACCCGAAGATCAAACCCAGCACGTCCGCCGCCTATCATCGTATTGCCGAACAGCACGTTATCCCAGCTATGGGTAATATCAAGGCGAAGGCGGTGCAGCATAAGCATATAGCCGCCCTGCATTTTGCTATGCGTGAAACCCCATATCAGGCTAACCGTTGCGCCGCGTTGCTTTCAAAGTTCTTTGGGTGGTGTGAGAAAAGCGGCTATCGGGAAAGGGGGAATAATCCGGTCGCCGGGCTGGAAAAATACGAAGAGCATAAGCGTAAGGCATTCATGGGCCGGGAAGAATTGGAAGCGTTGGGGAACGCCTTTACCCTCATGCACGCCCAAGGATATACCGATCCCAAGACCGGAAAAATTACCGCCTTTGACCCTGTTATCGCCGCCGCTATCAAGATGCTTTTGTTCACCGGGGCGCGGTGCATGGAAGTGCTCACGCTCAAATGGGAATATATCGTCATGCACAAAGGACTGGCGAACCTACCTGACTCCAAGACCGGGGCCAAGGTGCTGCATCTCCCTCCCCCAGCCCTGGCCCTGCTGGAATCGCTGCCCCGCGTCAACGAATATTGCTTCCCCGGCAGGAGAGGAACGGGTCATATCGTCAACGTTAAGGATACATGGCGGCGGCTGCTGGAAACGGCGGGCCTCTCCGGCTGGCGTATTCACGACCTACGTCATGCCTATGCCAGCTATGCGGCATCATCAGGCAAAAGCCTGCCTGTCATTGGGGCTATTCTCGGGCACTCTCAACCGGCCACAACACAGCGATATGCCCATCTTGCGGATAATCCCGTGGCCGTAGCCGCCGCAGAAACCGCCGCGCAAATCCAAAAGGATTTTACCGGCGGCAAGGTGCTGCCCTTCAAGAAAGCAGCCGGGTAG